Part of the Deltaproteobacteria bacterium IMCC39524 genome, GATGAAGTTGACAGGATCGTTGCTGCTCTGGAGAAGTCCGGTTGGAACAAAAGTCGTGCTGCACGCTTACTTGGTATCAGTCGTCGTACCATCTATCGAAAGATGGAGGAACTCGACATCGAGGATTCTGAAGAAGCTCCTTAAATAGTACTTTTCTGCCTTGATCTCTACGTTTGTCACAGTCTTGTGTCATGGCGCACAATCCGATTGTCGCGGCACGCAATAACCTCCCCTTGGAAATGGTCTCTCCGTCACCTTGAAGACACTTAAGTACCTGATTTATTGACCTCCAATACTGTTTGTTGACGAAAACTGTAGTGCTTTAAATAGTTGGCATGAATATTGGTTTCTATCTCTTCGTTATTGTGAGTTCAAACGGAGAAACTCATGTCAAAAGTGATTTGTATTGTTGATGACCAGCCCGCTTTACTTCAGATGCTGCGTTTCGCTCTAAGCTTTCAAGGGGTGACTGTCGTTGCAGCTGTTGATGGCGCCGATGCCTTTGAGAAAATATCCACTCAGAATATCGACATGTTGATTACCGATTGGCAGATGCCGGTCATGGATGGATTGGAACTCGTTCGCAGGATGCGTTCAATAGAGGCCTATGCTGACCTGCCGACAGTTGTCATTAGCTGTCGTGATGATCTGGAGGCCAGGAAAGAAGCTCGTTCTCTTGGTGTGAATACCTGGTTGAAAAAACCCTTCCGGATCTCTGAAGTTCAACGTGTCGTTGAACATGCTTTAGACCTGCACGGTCAGACTTTTTTGTCGAAAGCTGCTGAAGGTTTTTGTTAATGCACCTGGATTCAGAACAATCAGCGAAAGTGATCCCCTTGCATAACTATGAGGAATGGCACTGGGATCCGGTCAGCCTCGGAGGTTTGCTTGAGGACCTTGCCG contains:
- a CDS encoding response regulator; this encodes MSKVICIVDDQPALLQMLRFALSFQGVTVVAAVDGADAFEKISTQNIDMLITDWQMPVMDGLELVRRMRSIEAYADLPTVVISCRDDLEARKEARSLGVNTWLKKPFRISEVQRVVEHALDLHGQTFLSKAAEGFC